Proteins encoded within one genomic window of Ovis aries strain OAR_USU_Benz2616 breed Rambouillet chromosome 1, ARS-UI_Ramb_v3.0, whole genome shotgun sequence:
- the TRPC1 gene encoding short transient receptor potential channel 1 isoform X12 has translation MYLYLSPMQLAVNVHCVLQKTKRIASDIPGMIWSDIKRLWYEGLEDFLEESRNQLSFVMNSLYLATFALKVVAHNKFHDFADRKDWDAFHPTLVAEGLFAFANVLSYLRLFFMYTTSSILGPLQMILMNTYVIFPQISMGQMLQDFGKFLGMFLLVLFSFTIGLTQLYDKGYTPKEQKDCVGIFCEQQSNDTFHSFIGTCFALFWYIFSLAHVAIFVTRFSYGEELQSFVGAVIVGTYNVVVVIVLTKLLVAMLHKSFQLIANHEDKEWKFARAKLWLSYFDDKCTLPPPFNIIPSPKTICYMISSLSKWICSHTSKGKVKRQNSLKEWRNLKQKRDENYQKVMCCLVHRYLTSMRQKMQSTDQATVENLNELRQDLSKFRNEIRDLLGFRTSKYAMFYPRN, from the exons gaatgaTATGGTCAGACATTAAAAGACTCTGGTATGAAGGGTTGGAAGACTTTTTAGAAGAATCTCGTAATCAGCTCAGTTTTGTCATGAATTCACTTTATTTGGCAACCTTTGCCCTCAAAGTGGTTGCTCACAACAAG TTTCATGATTTTGCGGATCGGAAGGACTGGGATGCGTTCCACCCTACACTGGTGGCAGAGGGACTTTTTGCATTTGCCAACGTTCTGAGTTATCTTCGTCTCTTTTTTATGTATACAACAAGCTCTATCTTGGGTCCATTACAG atgATTTTAATGAACACCTATGTAATATTTCCACAGATTTCAATGGGACAGATGTTACAAGATTTCGGAAAATTTCTTGGAAtgtttcttcttgttttgttttctttcacaaTTGGGCTGACACAACTGTATGATAAAGGCTACACTCCAAAAGAACAGAAGGACTGTGTAGGCATATTCTGTGAACAGCAAAGCAATGATACCTTCCATTC GTTCATCGGCACTTGCTTTGCTTTGTTCTGGTATATTTTCTCCTTAGCACACGTGGCAATCTTTGTCACAAGATTTAGCTACGGAGAAGAATTACAGTCCTTCGTCGGAGCTGTTATTGTTGGGACGTACAATGTTGTGGTTGTGATAGTGCTTACCAAGCTGCTGGTGGCAATGCTTCATAAAAGTTTTCAGTTGATAGCA AATCATGAAGACAAAGAATGGAAGTTTGCTCGAGCAAAATTGTGGCTTAGCTACTTTGATGACAAATGTACATTACCCCCACctttcaacatcattccttcacCAAAGACCATTTGCTATATGATTAGTAGCCTGAGTAAGTGGATTTGCTCTCATACATCAAAAGGCAAGGTTAAACGGCAGAACAGCTTGAAG GAATGGAGAAATTTGAAAcaaaagagagatgaaaactACCAAAAGGTGATGTGCTGTCTGGTGCATCGCTACTTGACTTCCATGAGGCAGAAGATGCAGAGCACAGATCAGgcaactgtggaaaatctgaatgaactgcGCCAGGATCTGTCAAAATTCCGAAATGAAATAAGGGATTTACTTGGCTTTCGGACTTCAAAATATGCCATGTTTTATCCAAGAAATTAG
- the TRPC1 gene encoding short transient receptor potential channel 1 isoform X13, translated as MIWSDIKRLWYEGLEDFLEESRNQLSFVMNSLYLATFALKVVAHNKFHDFADRKDWDAFHPTLVAEGLFAFANVLSYLRLFFMYTTSSILGPLQMILMNTYVIFPQISMGQMLQDFGKFLGMFLLVLFSFTIGLTQLYDKGYTPKEQKDCVGIFCEQQSNDTFHSFIGTCFALFWYIFSLAHVAIFVTRFSYGEELQSFVGAVIVGTYNVVVVIVLTKLLVAMLHKSFQLIANHEDKEWKFARAKLWLSYFDDKCTLPPPFNIIPSPKTICYMISSLSKWICSHTSKGKVKRQNSLKEWRNLKQKRDENYQKVMCCLVHRYLTSMRQKMQSTDQATVENLNELRQDLSKFRNEIRDLLGFRTSKYAMFYPRN; from the exons atgaTATGGTCAGACATTAAAAGACTCTGGTATGAAGGGTTGGAAGACTTTTTAGAAGAATCTCGTAATCAGCTCAGTTTTGTCATGAATTCACTTTATTTGGCAACCTTTGCCCTCAAAGTGGTTGCTCACAACAAG TTTCATGATTTTGCGGATCGGAAGGACTGGGATGCGTTCCACCCTACACTGGTGGCAGAGGGACTTTTTGCATTTGCCAACGTTCTGAGTTATCTTCGTCTCTTTTTTATGTATACAACAAGCTCTATCTTGGGTCCATTACAG atgATTTTAATGAACACCTATGTAATATTTCCACAGATTTCAATGGGACAGATGTTACAAGATTTCGGAAAATTTCTTGGAAtgtttcttcttgttttgttttctttcacaaTTGGGCTGACACAACTGTATGATAAAGGCTACACTCCAAAAGAACAGAAGGACTGTGTAGGCATATTCTGTGAACAGCAAAGCAATGATACCTTCCATTC GTTCATCGGCACTTGCTTTGCTTTGTTCTGGTATATTTTCTCCTTAGCACACGTGGCAATCTTTGTCACAAGATTTAGCTACGGAGAAGAATTACAGTCCTTCGTCGGAGCTGTTATTGTTGGGACGTACAATGTTGTGGTTGTGATAGTGCTTACCAAGCTGCTGGTGGCAATGCTTCATAAAAGTTTTCAGTTGATAGCA AATCATGAAGACAAAGAATGGAAGTTTGCTCGAGCAAAATTGTGGCTTAGCTACTTTGATGACAAATGTACATTACCCCCACctttcaacatcattccttcacCAAAGACCATTTGCTATATGATTAGTAGCCTGAGTAAGTGGATTTGCTCTCATACATCAAAAGGCAAGGTTAAACGGCAGAACAGCTTGAAG GAATGGAGAAATTTGAAAcaaaagagagatgaaaactACCAAAAGGTGATGTGCTGTCTGGTGCATCGCTACTTGACTTCCATGAGGCAGAAGATGCAGAGCACAGATCAGgcaactgtggaaaatctgaatgaactgcGCCAGGATCTGTCAAAATTCCGAAATGAAATAAGGGATTTACTTGGCTTTCGGACTTCAAAATATGCCATGTTTTATCCAAGAAATTAG